From the genome of Syntrophales bacterium, one region includes:
- a CDS encoding uracil-DNA glycosylase family protein, translated as MTSNQMVSVREQLLVLASIIDSHRDWWRFPTEDQVQGFLGDDPLFIVGDQPSTSPWKQSHPNRRAFYDTLYGIGASRAHLTDLYKRRGRSGELRGEELPEDFKDHLKFFEREIDIVRPKRIVALGNVAYELLFKYLPGIRGMLSRMWHFSYVVRAKKVHEYEANMRNALTGIIPSITAPEDSSPTLEVIASDAQNYPRKSAISPFAQIGCATTYSSSRLCFRAKEIEPLDKDDKFCVVTADGPFVMTKRDFYWTFPRVVQSNSYKYGRKEYHYPSTPQRARRFLVHREPMPDSFIDLVRAVHTHNWCTLENCCTCGANDYRQVLKQLEREADGGLPGALAALNPSELTLERNWKAALHIAVSDFLSSIQVESILKAWWPKFHEDIAFSDFVLYKILRYAPKRNDIRQKWLDACIILAKDNRSFSLIESLLLVLRKAAFEHAEIIEIAKEYAKSSGQMRRVLRNACGIEMKNT; from the coding sequence ATGACTTCTAATCAAATGGTTTCGGTCAGAGAACAACTCTTAGTATTGGCCTCCATCATTGATTCACATCGTGACTGGTGGCGATTTCCGACAGAGGACCAGGTTCAGGGATTCCTGGGCGATGATCCTTTATTTATCGTGGGTGACCAGCCATCAACAAGCCCATGGAAACAGTCTCATCCTAATCGACGAGCTTTTTATGACACACTCTATGGAATAGGGGCAAGCAGGGCACATTTGACTGATCTCTATAAGCGCCGAGGTCGTTCGGGAGAGTTAAGGGGAGAAGAACTACCAGAAGACTTCAAGGATCACCTTAAGTTTTTTGAGAGGGAAATCGATATTGTTCGGCCAAAACGCATCGTTGCTTTGGGAAATGTTGCCTATGAGTTGCTGTTTAAATATCTCCCCGGGATCAGGGGGATGCTCTCTCGCATGTGGCATTTTTCCTACGTGGTGCGTGCAAAAAAAGTTCACGAATATGAAGCGAACATGCGGAACGCCTTGACGGGTATCATCCCTTCCATCACTGCCCCCGAAGACAGTTCGCCCACCTTGGAAGTTATTGCGTCTGACGCTCAAAACTATCCAAGAAAATCAGCTATTTCTCCTTTCGCGCAGATAGGATGTGCCACAACCTATTCTAGTTCAAGGCTGTGCTTTAGGGCGAAAGAAATTGAACCCCTCGACAAGGACGATAAGTTTTGCGTAGTCACGGCCGATGGACCCTTTGTAATGACAAAGCGGGACTTCTACTGGACGTTTCCGAGAGTAGTGCAATCGAATAGCTATAAATACGGAAGGAAGGAGTATCATTACCCAAGTACCCCACAGCGTGCGCGGCGATTTCTGGTCCACCGGGAACCCATGCCCGACTCCTTCATCGACCTCGTTAGGGCTGTACATACTCATAATTGGTGTACCTTGGAAAACTGCTGCACCTGCGGAGCAAATGACTATCGTCAAGTCCTGAAACAATTAGAGAGAGAGGCGGATGGTGGCCTTCCGGGCGCCCTTGCGGCTTTAAACCCCTCTGAACTAACATTGGAACGTAACTGGAAGGCTGCTTTGCATATAGCTGTCAGCGATTTCTTGTCTTCAATCCAGGTTGAAAGTATACTCAAGGCGTGGTGGCCAAAGTTCCATGAAGACATAGCATTTTCTGATTTTGTCCTTTATAAAATCCTCAGATACGCTCCAAAAAGAAACGATATCAGGCAAAAATGGCTCGATGCATGTATTATATTGGCCAAGGACAATAGGAGCTTCTCATTAATAGAATCGTTGCTGCTTGTCCTCAGAAAGGCTGCATTTGAACATGCCGAGATCATAGAAATTGCCAAGGAATATGCCAAGTCATCGGGCCAGATGAGAAGGGTTCTACGGAATGCCTGCGGAATAGAAATGAAAAACACCTAA
- a CDS encoding putative toxin-antitoxin system toxin component, PIN family, which translates to MIKVVLDTNVVVSAYLVPAGKPAEILSLARKGKLHIFLSREIVDEIERTLLSPKLKKIHRNTPEQISLFIGAFSKVATVTPGKKLVDFIKDDPDDNKILACALEGGVDYIVSGDHHLTDLKSFQGISIVNPHMFLQVISGQFP; encoded by the coding sequence ATGATTAAAGTTGTTTTAGACACAAACGTTGTAGTGAGTGCCTATTTGGTGCCAGCAGGAAAACCGGCTGAGATTTTATCATTGGCCAGAAAGGGAAAACTCCATATTTTCCTTTCCCGGGAAATTGTTGATGAGATTGAACGAACCCTTTTGAGCCCGAAGCTGAAGAAAATCCACAGGAACACGCCGGAGCAAATCAGTCTTTTTATTGGGGCCTTTAGTAAAGTTGCAACCGTCACGCCAGGCAAAAAATTAGTAGATTTTATTAAAGACGACCCGGACGACAATAAAATATTGGCGTGTGCGCTGGAAGGCGGGGTTGACTATATTGTGTCCGGGGACCATCATTTGACCGATTTGAAATCCTTTCAGGGTATTTCTATCGTCAATCCGCATATGTTCCTACAGGTCATAAGTGGGCAGTTTCCTTGA
- a CDS encoding AbrB/MazE/SpoVT family DNA-binding domain-containing protein, with translation MPWAKVLRSGQVTFPKEVRESLNLREGDIIDFLIKGSEVTIRPKVMIDKEKAEVWKMFDEMHNKMKGEDPEKVEKLIEEAIRGVRKGKITAKAQRK, from the coding sequence ATGCCCTGGGCAAAAGTATTAAGAAGCGGTCAAGTCACCTTTCCGAAAGAGGTAAGGGAATCGTTGAACCTCAGAGAGGGCGATATTATTGATTTCCTAATCAAAGGCTCTGAAGTGACAATCCGACCCAAGGTTATGATTGATAAAGAAAAGGCCGAGGTTTGGAAAATGTTCGATGAAATGCATAACAAGATGAAAGGGGAAGATCCGGAGAAGGTTGAAAAACTCATCGAGGAAGCTATCAGAGGGGTACGAAAGGGAAAGATAACTGCCAAGGCCCAAAGGAAATGA
- a CDS encoding site-specific integrase, which translates to MENEEDMRGGTGYQVTKVFNESGIFNPGTSKHAEKAIARSEGAKTWSDLGKSLNIYSYRTAEVYKDTWHQAANWCKENLGVRDVEKLQGDHVKAFLESRIADGVKYSTFQRECAALSKFENALNMYADRVGKDSGYNFRETIKEVKAEASQVLDRAVTTRAYETPKALINEIRDPEHKTLVSVQHEGGARINEIWGLEKEDLKGLRIDAYTGETRGYIEVEGKGGKEREIAVSEDTYRNLSALIEEKGKLEFDKNEYRESLKEAALSSDQDYTGSHGLRWNFAQERMEELQEHTNMTYEERLQEVSWEMGHERADITEHYLLR; encoded by the coding sequence ATGGAAAACGAAGAAGATATGAGAGGCGGGACAGGCTACCAGGTAACGAAAGTATTTAACGAATCCGGGATATTCAACCCCGGCACCTCAAAGCATGCCGAAAAAGCGATTGCACGCTCTGAAGGCGCTAAAACCTGGTCCGACCTCGGCAAATCTTTAAATATTTATTCTTACCGTACCGCCGAAGTGTATAAGGACACCTGGCACCAGGCGGCGAACTGGTGCAAAGAAAACCTCGGCGTTCGCGACGTGGAAAAACTACAGGGCGATCACGTCAAGGCATTTTTAGAGTCTCGGATTGCAGACGGGGTTAAATACAGTACGTTTCAGCGGGAATGCGCAGCCCTTTCCAAATTTGAGAATGCCTTAAACATGTATGCTGATCGGGTTGGTAAGGATAGCGGGTACAACTTTAGAGAAACCATAAAAGAGGTCAAAGCCGAAGCCTCACAGGTCCTTGACCGAGCCGTCACAACCCGGGCATACGAAACACCAAAAGCTCTAATTAATGAAATAAGAGATCCCGAACACAAGACGCTGGTTTCTGTACAACACGAGGGCGGGGCAAGGATAAACGAGATTTGGGGACTTGAAAAAGAAGACCTTAAGGGTCTGCGGATCGATGCCTATACAGGTGAAACAAGGGGCTATATTGAAGTTGAGGGCAAGGGCGGCAAGGAAAGGGAAATAGCAGTATCGGAAGACACCTATAGAAACCTTTCTGCGCTCATAGAAGAAAAAGGCAAGCTCGAATTTGACAAAAACGAGTACAGAGAATCGCTAAAAGAAGCTGCTTTGTCATCCGATCAGGACTATACGGGCTCACACGGACTACGCTGGAACTTTGCACAGGAAAGAATGGAAGAATTACAGGAACACACAAACATGACTTACGAGGAAAGATTACAAGAAGTTAGCTGGGAAATGGGGCACGAAAGGGCAGATATAACGGAACATTATCTCTTACGATAA